From the Cucurbita pepo subsp. pepo cultivar mu-cu-16 chromosome LG05, ASM280686v2, whole genome shotgun sequence genome, one window contains:
- the LOC111794732 gene encoding xyloglucan galactosyltransferase XLT2-like produces the protein MLPLSGNSSPEHHPRKLKSYELFGRKNSFNSLLQQFHHQQSRLWLLLTILCLQILLLFIIRFLSLPLPLPLPPAISSAANRLHRFPSAAVSPASTDGDHCKNGRIFVYDLPTAFNQDIVNNCDSLNPWSSSCSAMVNGGFGQRADSLAGVIPENLLASWYWTDQFVTEIIFHNRIMKHKCRVKEPESATAFYVPFYAGLAVGKFLWTASSAEDRDHHCRMILKWLSDQEYYKKSNGWDHFITMGRITWDFRRSSDEDWGSRCIYLPGMRNITRLLIERNPWDYFDVGVPYPTGFHPSSQDDMSAWQDFVRTRSRTHLFCFAGAKRAAFRNDFRGILLDQCRNSTAEKCRVVDCAGSRCSNGTSAILESFLNSDFCLQPRGDSFTRRSIFDCMVAGAIPVFFWRRTAYYQYEWFLPGKPESYSVFIDRNAVKNGTASIEAVLEKFSREEVREMRERVIESIPKFVYGTGAVRDAFDVAVDGVLRRFKEQEEWGYKWK, from the coding sequence atgCTTCCTCTTTCCGGCAACTCCTCGCCGGAGCACCATCCGAGGAAATTGAAATCCTACGAGTTGTTCGGCAGAAAGAACTCGTTCAACTCGTTGTTACAGCAATTTCATCATCAACAATCTCGTCTATGGCTTCTCCTCACAATCCTCTGCCTCCAGatcctcctcctcttcatTATTCGCTtcctttctcttcctcttcctcttcctctcccgCCGGCAATCTCCTCTGCCGCCAACCGCCTTCATCGCTTCCCCTCCGCTGCCGTCTCTCCCGCCTCTACCGACGGCGATCACTGCAAAAATGGCCGGATCTTCGTCTACGACCTGCCGACGGCATTTAACCAAGACATTGTCAATAACTGCGACAGTCTGAACCCGTGGAGTTCAAGTTGCAGCGCGATGGTGAACGGCGGGTTCGGGCAGAGAGCTGATTCTCTCGCCGGAGTGATACCGGAGAATCTCTTGGCGTCGTGGTATTGGACGGACCAATTCGTAACGGAAATCATTTTCCATAATCGGATAATGAAGCATAAATGCCGTGTCAAGGAGCCGGAATCTGCTACGGCGTTTTATGTACCGTTTTACGCTGGACTCGCAGTGGGGAAATTCCTATGGACGGCTTCGAGTGCGGAGGATCGGGATCATCACTGCCGTATGATTCTAAAGTGGCTTTCCGATCAGGAGTACTATAAGAAATCTAACGGCTGGGATCATTTCATTACAATGGGCCGCATCACATGGGATTTCCGCCGCAGCAGTGATGAGGATTGGGGGTCGAGGTGTATTTATTTACCGGGAATGAGAAATATTACTCGCCTTCTGATAGAGCGAAATCCGTGGGACTATTTTGACGTCGGTGTACCTTACCCCACAGGATTTCACCCCAGTAGCCAGGACGACATGTCGGCCTGGCAGGACTTCGTCCGCACGCGCAGTCGTACGCACCTCTTCTGCTTCGCTGGCGCCAAACGCGCCGCCTTCCGTAATGACTTTAGGGGGATCCTGTTGGATCAGTGCCGGAATTCCACGGCGGAGAAATGCCGCGTTGTCGACTGTGCCGGTAGCCGCTGCTCCAATGGCACGTCGGCGATTCTCGAATCGTTTCTCAATTCTGATTTCTGCTTGCAGCCAAGAGGCGACAGCTTCACGCGGCGGTCGATCTTCGACTGTATGGTGGCCGGAGCGATTCCAGTGTTCTTCTGGCGGCGGACAGCGTATTACCAGTACGAGTGGTTCTTACCAGGCAAACCGGAGAGTTACTCGGTTTTCATAGACCGGAACGCCGTGAAGAACGGGACCGCCTCCATTGAAGCGGTTCTGGAGAAATTTAGCAGAGAGGAAGTGAgagagatgagagagagagtaatCGAGTCGATACCGAAGTTCGTTTACGGCACCGGCGCTGTCAGAGATGCCTTCGACGTCGCCGTCGATGGGGTTTTGAGGAGGTTTAAAGAGCAAGAAGAATGGGGGTACAAGTGGAAATAA
- the LOC111795813 gene encoding CDGSH iron-sulfur domain-containing protein NEET has protein sequence MASLPATSALPTTRPPHVNFTLGGMPRRRMVVVRAEGGEAINPAIRKSEDKVVDSVVVADLAKPLTPYCRCWRSATFPLCDGSHVKHNKATGDNVGPLLLKKQ, from the exons ATGGCCTCGCTTCCTGCCACTTCCGCCTTACCAACCACCCGTCCTCCTCACGTTAACTTCACCCTCGGCGGAATGCCGCGGCGGCGCATGGTGGTGGTCAGAGCCGAAGGCGGCGAAGCCATAAACCCAGCAATCAGGAAGAGCGAGGACAAAGTAGTGGACTCCGTGGTTGTCGCCGACCTTGCCAAGCCCCTCACACCCTATTGCAG ATGTTGGAGGTCAGCCACATTTCCTCTGTGTGATGGAAGCCATGTTAAGCACAACAAGGCCACCGGAGATAATGTCGGCCCTTTGCTCTTAAAGAAGCAATAG